In Acipenser ruthenus chromosome 6, fAciRut3.2 maternal haplotype, whole genome shotgun sequence, the following proteins share a genomic window:
- the LOC117410678 gene encoding zinc finger and BTB domain-containing protein 2, with product MELANHGLILLQQLNAQREFGFLCDCTVAIGDVFFKAHKSVLAAFSNYFRMLFIHQDSDCVRLKPADIQPDIFSYLLNLMYTGKLAPQLIDPVRLEQGVKFLHAYPLLQEASLAGQGVFPHPEQLFPLATSLYGIQISDKQTGLPSRLSAPKALSTTFDQEQLLEGNQGNQLVSESRQVQAIQEADASSANPSTEEVQGLDAPAADENPAANTILHVKPSIMKRNSSFRKHYSCHLCSRRFNQRSSLREHLLLHSQLLFPSATSLAEASVSPMLSNSAPEPAGEPDDTPKGGGDIISDGELQLATDSPRMEGLQPQAETPPPSDIADIDNLESMDLEREVKRRKYECSTCGRKFIQKSHWREHMYIHTGKPYKCSACGKSFCRANQAARHVCLNQSAESYTVVDKESMELCSNEEGSQMDAIFLPSSRPYKCNVCDMTFVSPNEVIKHLCFAQNAQVFSMLDNQPTLQNEEPPKEEGSDSGHLITSIKTEDIFVE from the exons ATGGAGCTGGCCAACCATGGTCTCATCCTCCTACAGCAACTGAATGCTCAGAGGGAGTTTGGGTTCCTGTGTGACTGCACTGTGGCTATCGGTGATGTCTTCTTCAAGGCTCACAAATCTGTTCTTGCTGCCTTCTCCAACTACTTCAGAATGCTCTTCATTCACCAGGACAG TGACTGTGTCCGACTAAAGCCAGCAGACATACAGCCTGATATCTTTAGCTACCTCCTGAATCTGATGTACACAGGGAAGCTGGCTCCGCAGCTCATTGACCCAGTCCGACTGGAGCAGGGTGTGAAATTTCTGCATGCCTATCCACTGTTACAAGAGGCCAGCCTGGCTGGACAAGGTGTATTTCCACACCCTGAACAGCTTTTTCCGTTGGCCACTTCTCTTTATGGCATTCAGATTTCAGATAAACAGACAGGCCTCCCCAGCAGACTAAGTGCACCCAAAGCACTTTCTACAACCTTTGACCAGGAACAGCTTTTGGAGGGTAACCAGGGTAACCAGCTTGTCTCTGAATCCAGACAAGTCCAGGCCATTCAGGAAGCAGATGCTTCTAGTGCTAATCCTTCCACAGAAGAGGTGCAGGGCTTGGATGCACCTGCTGCCGACGAAAATCCTGCTGCAAACACCATTCTCCACGTCAAGCCCAGTATTATGAAGAGAAACTCCTCTTTCCGCAAACATTATTCGTGCCATCTTTGCAGCAGGCGTTTCAACCAGCGGAGCTCCCTGCGGGAACACCTTCTGCTTCACTCTCAGTTGTTGTTTCCATCAGCGACCAGCCTAGCCGAGGCAAGCGTGTCCCCAATGCTGAGCAACAGCGCTCCAGAACCAGCCGGGGAGCCAGACGACACCCCCAAGGGAGGAGGTGACATCATTAGCGACGGGGAGCTTCAGCTGGCCACTGATTCCCCAAGAATGGAGGgtctgcagccccaggcagagacGCCACCTCCCTCGGACATTGCAGACATTGACAACCTGGAGAGCATGGACCTGGAGCGAGAGGTCAAGAGGCGGAAATATGAATGCTCCACATGTGGCCGCAAGTTTATTCAGAAGAGTCACTGGCGGGAGCACATGTACATTCACACTGGCAAACCTTACAAGTGCAGCGCCTGCGGCAAAAGCTTCTGCCGGGCGAACCAAGCCGCCAGACACGTGTGCCTTAACCAGAGCGCTGAATCATATACAGTGGTGGACAAGGAGAGCATGGAACTCTGTTCCAATGAAGAAGGTAGCCAAATGGATGCCATATTCCTCCCGTCCAGCAGGCCATACAAGTGTAACGTATGTGACATGACATTCGTCAGCCCCAACGAGGTTATCAAGCATCTGTGCTTTGCCCAAAATGCTCAGGTTTTCTCAATGTTGGATAACCAGCCGACACTGCAAAATGAAGAGCCTCCTAAAGAAGAGGGTTCAGATTCTGGACATTTAATTACATCTATTAAAACTGAGGACATTTTTGTAGAGTAA